In Cryptomeria japonica chromosome 10, Sugi_1.0, whole genome shotgun sequence, a genomic segment contains:
- the LOC131858738 gene encoding uncharacterized protein LOC131858738 — translation MDSASTVKVGGKKRDPCWKHGRPGPKRGDVFCNHCKKVLKGGINRFKYHLAKIQCRDTTSCTECTEEAMRDAIATLEAYDQRKATKKRTAEAMAAPRADLSSIGSHTDVATSGSSLGPRIRAKGTLDSNMENFFIPRNTPGAQPGLLGTAWNKEAHQQAKVACARFFIYNDVPFNAISSPSWDQLVTALTVAGKGFKSPSHYEVSGPLLQDEVQNTHALVEEQRTIWEKNGCTILSDGWTDGRNRTLINFLVASGGQLVFLKSIDASNEVKNAETLCNMLDEVVMDVGVQNVIQVVTDNAAAYVAAGKLLMARHPTLFWSPCAAHCLDLLLEDIGKLSWVKKVVEDGRNITKYIYNHTWVLNLMREHTEGKDLVRSGVTCFATNFLILQSILATLPNLKRMFVSERWLGSPYATKPEAEKVVNL, via the coding sequence atggattcagcttctacagttaaagttggtggcaaaaagagagacccttgttggaaacatgggagaccaggtccaaaacgaggagatgttttttgcaaccattgcaaaaaagttttaaaaggtggcattaataggttcaaatatcaccttgcaaaaattcaatgccgagataccacaagctgtacggaatgtactgaagaggctatgagagatgcaatagcaacgcttgaagcatatgatcaaaggaaggcaacaaaaaagagaacagcagaggcaatggcagccccaagggcagatttgagttccatagggtcacatacagatgtggcgacatctggttcttcccttgggccacggatacgagcaaagggaactttggacagcaacatggaaaacttctttattccacgtaacactcctggtgcacaacctggattgcttggcactgcatggaataaagaggctcaccaacaagccaaggtggcgtgtgctagattttttatctacaacgatgttccgttcaatgctatttctagtccatcttgggaccaattggtcaccgcgttgactgtggcaggtaaggggttcaaatccccaagccattacgaggtaagtggaccgttattgcaggatgaggtccaaaacactcatgcattagtggaagagcaaaggactatttgggaaaagaatggctgcaccattctttctgatggatggacagatggtaggaataggacactcatcaactttctagttgcttcaggaggacagttagtatttttaaaatcaattgatgcctccaatgaagtgaagaatgcggagaccttgtgcaacatgttggatgaggtggtgatggatgtgggagtgcagaatgtcatccaagttgtgactgataatgcagctgcatatgtggcagccggcaaacttctaatggctagacatccgacattattttggagcccttgtgctgcccattgtcttgacttgctccttgaggacatagggaaactaagttgggtaaagaaagtggttgaagatggaaggaatatcaccaaatacatctacaatcacacatgggtcctgaatcttatgagagagcacactgaaggtaaggatcttgtgcggtcgggggtcacatgctttgctaccaatttcctcatcttgcagagcatacttgctacattgcccaacctgaagcggatgttcgtgagtgaaagatggttggggagtccttatgctacaaagcctgaagcagagaaggttgtgaacttgtga